The Fusobacterium necrophorum subsp. necrophorum genome includes the window AGGTTCTTTGTCAAATCGTGTTGGTGAAAAAAACAAAATAATAAAATCGCTAGGGGAGGAATCTTTTAGATTTCTCCCTCTTTTAATATGCTGTTAGGATTACAAATTAAGATTCTTCTGCGCAAGTTTTGAAAACTTTTGTAACCATATGAAATCCGTTTCATCAACTTAATCTTTTGATGGAAGCCTTCTACAATTCCATTTGAGAAAGGACTGTCAATACTGTTTAAAATTTGGAAAGTAAGTTTTCTGTATGTCTTTAAAGTACGTGCTAAATGAAGATTATCACATCCTTTGTACTTCTCTAATAGAGAGAGAAAATTTTCTTTCTTCTTATGTTGAAATAGATAAAGAAAATTTTGATATATCCCATAGTATTCATCTAATTTTGGAATTTTCTTCAATAGGAAATTTACAATTTCTCCTGATGAAATATATTGTTTAAAAAAATAGTCATAGTAACGCTTTTCTGATAGAGAACTAGCTGATTTTTGAAAGAGCTTCCAGTGTTTTTTTAATTTTCTTGCTAGAGAATGATCTTGAAGTTGTTTCATGAGTTGTATTCTTGCTTGTAAAAATGCCCTAGAGATTAATTGGACGATATGGAATCTATCTAAAATGATTTGCGCATTGGGAAATAATTTTGGCAATATTTGTAAGTAAGGTTCGTATAAATCTGTTGTGATAACCTGAACTTTTTTATGTTCTTCCATAGGAAAGGTCTGAAAAAAATCAATCAAGGGATCCTTTCTTCTATCTTCTAAAATATCTACAATCTCGCGCTTTTGTAAATCTACTAAAATGACAGACATATTTCCCGAAGCCTGTTTTGTAGATTTGAATTCATCGATTCCTAAATGAGTAGGAAGCGTTTTGGGATGTTTCTTTTCAAAATCATAGTACTGTAAAAGACTTCTTTTCACAGTAGAAGAAGAGACTCGAAATCTTTTTGCAATATCTTTTTCTGAGATAATATTTTTGGATTCTAATGCGATGGAAAGTTTAACACTGTCTGCAATACTACAGTATTTTCTGACAAAATTGATAGAGGCAGAAAATGTTTTTGAACAACTTTTACAAAGGAAACGCTGCTTTCTTAGATAAAGATAAGAAGGAGTATTGGAAACGTCTAGTATTTTAATCTTAGAAAGTTTCGTACCATTCCGGATAATATGTTTTTCTCCACAGAAAGGGCATTTCTCTATGGAATAGGTTAGTATAGCATGGAATATGAGCGCATTGTAACCATGTATTTTTTTTCTTCCCAAAGGATATCAGAAAAAGAAATGTTAGGGTCTTGAATTTTTAATAAAGTATTGATAGAATAATGATGAGACATAGAAATCAACTCCTTGTAATTGGGTTTGGCGATTTAATTATATCCGAGTTTTTCTAATGTCTCAATTTTTTTTGAAAAAAATGGTGTTGGATGATCCGAGACCACCAACACCAAAAATTATACAACCCATAAAATTAAGTGTTTCCTTTTTTATCTTTTTGTGATATAGTGTTTTTGAATCATAGTAG containing:
- a CDS encoding ISL3 family transposase, with amino-acid sequence MGRKKIHGYNALIFHAILTYSIEKCPFCGEKHIIRNGTKLSKIKILDVSNTPSYLYLRKQRFLCKSCSKTFSASINFVRKYCSIADSVKLSIALESKNIISEKDIAKRFRVSSSTVKRSLLQYYDFEKKHPKTLPTHLGIDEFKSTKQASGNMSVILVDLQKREIVDILEDRRKDPLIDFFQTFPMEEHKKVQVITTDLYEPYLQILPKLFPNAQIILDRFHIVQLISRAFLQARIQLMKQLQDHSLARKLKKHWKLFQKSASSLSEKRYYDYFFKQYISSGEIVNFLLKKIPKLDEYYGIYQNFLYLFQHKKKENFLSLLEKYKGCDNLHLARTLKTYRKLTFQILNSIDSPFSNGIVEGFHQKIKLMKRISYGYKSFQNLRRRILICNPNSILKEGEI